GAGGGAGCACATCATGCCGTTTGACACAACGCCGCGCAGCTTGCCTTTTTTAATCTTTTTGCCGCCGGGCAGCAGCGAACCGTCGAGAGCGACAGGAACTAACGCGCCTGCAAATACGTTTGTAGCGCCCGTAACTATCTGTATTGGCTCGCTTTGGCCGACGTCAACGCTGCAGACGACCAGCTTGTCGGCATTCGGGTGCTTTTCAACTGAAAGTATCTTGCCGACTACGACATTCTGAATCTCGTCGCCTTCGTTGCGGAAGCCTTCAACCTTTGAGCCGGTCATCGTCATTGCTTCTGAAAACTTACGGGGCTCCATCTTTATATCAACATAATCATTAAGCCATCTCATTGATAAATTCATTATAATAAACCTCCCTTAAAACTGGCTGAGGAATCTTAAGTCATTTTCAAAGAACAGACGCATATCGTCTATCCCGAAACGGAGCATAACGAGCCTTTCAAGGCCCAAACCGAAGGCAAATCCGCTGTAAACTTCGGGATCTATGCCGCAGTTGCGCAGTACGTTCGGGTGAACCATGCCTGCGCCGAGTATCTCGATCCAGCCTTCACCTTTGCACAGGCGGCAGCCTTTACCGTGGCAGACGAAGCACATAGTGTCCATTTCGCAGGACGGCTCTGTGAACGGGAAGTGGTGGGGGCGGAAACGCAGAACTGCATCGTCGCCGTAAACCGCCTTTGCAAAACTGTCAAGTGTGCCTTTGAGGTCCGCCATAGTTATACCCTTGTCAACGACAAGCCCCTCGATTTGGTGGAACAGTGGCGAATGAGTGCCATCAATGGCATCGGAACGATAAACGCGTCCCGGTGCGATAATCCTGATTGGCGGTTTCTGAGAGGTCATGACCCTTATCTGAACCGGAGAAGTCTGGGTGCGCAGCAGGATTTCGTCGTCGACATAAAAGGTATCCTGCGGGTCGCGGGCTGGATGGTTCTGAGGAGTATTGAGCGCGTCAAAATTGTATTTTACA
This DNA window, taken from [Clostridium] cellulosi, encodes the following:
- the pheS gene encoding Phenylalanine-tRNA ligase alpha subunit (High confidence in function and specificity), with translation MKEQLEAIRKAAEKELSAVKLPSELENIRVKYLGKKGELTAILKKMGTIPPEERPAIGVLANEARKFIEQKIEEYGAKLKAHETQIKLQKERLDVTVPGKRHKIGNRHPLTIVLDEIKDVFIGMGFSIATGPEIEFVKYNFDALNTPQNHPARDPQDTFYVDDEILLRTQTSPVQIRVMTSQKPPIRIIAPGRVYRSDAIDGTHSPLFHQIEGLVVDKGITMADLKGTLDSFAKAVYGDDAVLRFRPHHFPFTEPSCEMDTMCFVCHGKGCRLCKGEGWIEILGAGMVHPNVLRNCGIDPEVYSGFAFGLGLERLVMLRFGIDDMRLFFENDLRFLSQF